One segment of Strix uralensis isolate ZFMK-TIS-50842 chromosome 11, bStrUra1, whole genome shotgun sequence DNA contains the following:
- the CILP gene encoding cartilage intermediate layer protein 1, with translation MVTVKGWILLLLGATSVLGQRLLKPRLSRIQIGQKTLSPLVMLSLESTRSSSHRGDPTFAYARRSPLVQDTKRFLSPWSKWSECSAKCGQTGVQKRTRSCLAERLRGVHCNEATEEGRLCIGHICSACNITCPMGRINADCDACMCEDATLHGKVSLEDGSPAADARVYLQAKKLKLLTTADNRGMFRIPGVCPDGKNTLKIKKAKYTTATVTVPESNRRNLAIQVQLQRSGKPYIFRSPKDKARRVGQSVSFCCDALGSPAPDHYLWYHNGSLLDPSLYKYKNNLILKNLKRDQSGEYFCKASSAGGSAKSQSAKLAVIGRQEAACNSQPQSHLIRLPHDCFQKETNSFYYNVGKCPAKTCAGKLDKGLRCKDNVAYCCGVSKMETRDISCNGYTLPTKVVVECGCKKCTETKITVRGRATAADNGEPLRFGHIYMGNKRVSMTGYKGTFSIHVPADTERLVLTFVDRLQKFVNTTKVLPFKENGGAVFHEIKLLRKKAPVTLESTETNVISLGEMEEDDPIAELEIPPNAFYRKNGEAYRGKVKASVTFLDPRNISTAAVTQSDLNFVDEEGDVFPLRTYGMFSVDFTDEQGTESLNAEEVKVHLDAAQVKMPEHLQEMKLWSLNPETGLWEEEGDFNLEKNRRRKREERTFLVGNMEIKERRLFNLDVPESRRCYVKIRAYRSERFLPSEQIQGVVISIINTEPQPGFSSNPRAWGRFDSVVTGPNGACVPAFCDEQNPEAYAAYILASMGGEELEAVPSAPKLNPNAIGVPQPYLNRLNYRRTDHEDSNTKKTAFSINMAKPSPNSPEDNNGPIYAYENLRECEEAPYSAAHFRFYRIEGDRYDYNTVPFSEDDLMSWTDDYLAWWPKPMEFRACYIKVKINGPQEVNVRSRNMGGTHPRTIGKLYGIRDVRSVRDSEQPNVSAACLEFKCSGMLFDQDRVDRTLVKVVPQGSCRRESVNSMLHEYLVNHLPMATNNDSSEYTMLAPLDPLGHNYGIYTVTDQDPRIAKEIALGRCFDGTSDGTSRTMKSNIGVGLTFTCSEKSTAEQSIFQSQRNSGQQSILVLPGESPAYRRQPTSRRTTQGRIPVRSQRSPTY, from the exons GTCAAAGGCTTCTGAAACCACGCCTCAGCAGGATCCAAATAGGACAGAAAACCTTGAGCCCCCTGGTAATGCTCAGCTTGGAGA GTACGAGGAGCAGCTCTCACAGGGGAGACCCGACCTTCGCCTACGCCAGACGCA GTCCACTGGTGCAAGATACAAAAAGGTTTTTGTCTCCATGGTCGAAATGGAGTGAGTGCTCAGCAAAGTGTGGCCAAACCGGTGTGCAGAAGCGTACCAGATCCTGCCTAGCTGAGCGCCTCCGGGGCGTGCACTGTAATGAAGCAACTGAGGAAGGGCGGCTCTGCATTGGACATATTTGCTCAG CCTGCAACATCACCTGCCCCATGGGCCGCATCAATGCTGACTGCGACGCCTGCATGTGCGAGGATGCAACCCTGCACGGGAAGGTCTCTCTTGAGGACGGGTCACCCGCTGCCGATGCCCGGGTCTACCTGCAAGCCAAGAAACTCAAGCTGTTGACAACGGCTGATAACAGGGGCATGTTTAGGATCCCGGGGGTTTGCCCCGATGGCAAAAACACTCTTAAAATAAAGAAAGCCAAATACACAACAGCGACTGTCACCGTGCCTGAGAGCAACAGAAGAAACCTGGCGATCCAAGTGCAGCTGCAACGATCAG gcAAACCCTACATTTTCAGGAGCCCCAAGGACAAAGCCAGGAGAGTGGGACAGAGTGTGTCGTTCTGCTGTGATGCCCTTGGGAGCCCGGCCCCCGATCACTACCTATG GTACCACAATGGCTCACTGCTGGATCCCTCCttatacaaatataaaaacaACCTGATTCTGAAGAACCTGAAGAGAGACCAGTCTGGAGAGTATTTCTGCAAGGCCAGCAGCGCCGGGGGGTCAGCGAAGTCCCAGTCAGCCAAGCTTGCTGTCATAG GAAGACAAGAGGCAGCCTGCAACTCCCAACCCCAAAGCCACCTCATCCGACTTCCTCACGACTGCTTCCAAAAAGAGACGAACTCCTTCTACTACAACGTGGGCAAGTGCCCAGCAAAGACCTGCGCTGGGAAGCTGGATAAGGGACTCCGGTGTAAGGACAACGTCGCCTACTGCTGCGGGGTGTCCAAGATGGAAACCAGAGACATCTCCTGCAATGGCTACACGCTCCCCACTAAAGTCGTCGTAGAATGTGGCTGCAAAAAATGCACCGAGACCAAAATAACGGTTCGAGGCAGAGCCACAGCAGCAGATAATGGTGAGCCACTGAGGTTTGGCCACATCTACATGGGGAACAAGAGAGTGAGTATGACTGGCTACAAGGGAACCTTCTCCATCCATGTGCCAGCAGACACAGAAAGACTGGTTCTAACTTTCGTCGATCGGCTGCAGAAGTTTGTGAACACAACAAAAGTTCTGCCCTTCAAGGAAAATGGAGGTGCTGTGTTTCACGAGATCAAGCTACTAAGAAAGAAAGCCCCTGTTACGCTGGAATCCACCGAAACCAATGTGATTTCTTTGGGAGAAATGGAAGAAGATGATCCAATTGCCGAATTAGAAATTCCTCCCAATGCATTTTATAGGAAAAATGGAGAAGCCTACAGAGGCAAAGTGAAAGCCAGCGTGACATTTCTGGACCCAAGAAACATCTCAACGGCCGCTGTGACACAAAGTGACTTGAACTTCGTAGATGAGGAAGGAGATGTGTTTCCACTCCGCACGTATGGCATGTTTTCTGTGGACTTCACCGACGAACAGGGCACTGAGTCTCTTAATGCAGAAGAGGTGAAGGTTCATTTGGATGCTGCTCAGGTCAAGATGCCAGAGCACCTGCAAGAGATGAAGCTTTGGTCCCTGAACCCAGAGACAGGATTATGGGAGGAAGAAGGGGACTTCAACCTTGAGAAAAACAGACGGCGCAAAAGGGAGGAGAGAACTTTTTTGGTTGGGAACATGGAGATCAAAGAAAGGCGGCTTTTTAACCTGGACGTCCCAGAGAGCAGACGGTGTTACGTCAAAATCCGAGCCTACAGAAGCGAGAGATTTCTGCCAAGCGAGCAGATCCAAGGGGTTGTGATTTCCATTATAAACACAGAGCCACAACCAGGGTTCTCCTCCAACCCCAGAGCATGGGGCCGTTTCGACAGTGTGGTCACTGGTCCCAACGGCGCCTGCGTGCCCGCTTTCTGTGACGAGCAAAACCCCGAGGCCTATGCAGCTTATATTTTGGCGAGCATGGGGGGCGAAGAGCTCGAAGCTGTTCCCTCTGCTCCCAAACTCAACCCTAATGCTATTGGGGTTCCACAGCCGTATCTCAACAGGCTCAACTACAGGAGAACAGACCATGAGGACTCCAACACTAAGAAAACAGCATTCAGCATTAACATGGCCAAGCCAAGCCCTAATTCCCCAGAAGACAACAACGGCCCTATTTATGCCTACGAAAACCTAAGAGAATGTGAGGAAGCTCCATACAGTGCTGCTCACTTCAGGTTTTACAGGATAGAGGGAGACCGGTACGACTACAACACCGTTCCCTTCAGCGAAGATGACCTCATGAGCTGGACTGATGACTACCTGGCATGGTGGCCCAAGCCCATGGAATTCAGGGCCTGCTAcattaaagtgaaaataaatggaCCGCAAGAGGTGAACGTAAGATCTCGTAACATGGGTGGGACGCACCCACGTACCATTGGCAAACTCTACGGCATCAGGGACGTCCGCAGCGTTCGTGACTCTGAGCAGCCAAATGTGTCGGCAGCCTGCCTGGAGTTCAAGTGCAGCGGGATGCTCTTCGACCAAGACCGCGTGGACCGCACACTGGTGAAAGTGGTCCCACAAGGCAGCTGTCGCCGAGAGAGCGTCAACAGCATGCTCCACGAGTACCTGGTCAATCACCTCCCCATGGCTACAAACAACGACTCCAGCGAGTACACGATGCTGGCTCCTCTTGACCCGCTGGGACACAACTATGGCATTTACACCGTCACTGACCAAGACCCGAGGATCGCCAAGGAAATTGCCCTGGGCAGGTGCTTTGACGGCACGTCTGATGGCACCTCCAGAACCATGAAGAGCAACATTGGCGTCGGGTTGACTTTCACCTGTTCAGagaagagcacagcagagcaaagCATCTTCCAGTCTCAGAGGAACTCGGGCCAGCAGTCCATACTGGTTCTGCCAGGGGAGAGCCCCGCATACCGAAGGCAGCCGACAAGCCGCCGAACCACCCAAGGCAGGATCCCGGTGAGAAGTCAACGTTCTCCCACCTACTAG
- the MTFMT gene encoding methionyl-tRNA formyltransferase, mitochondrial, translated as MRGRLLRAWREGVKAARGAAGWAAAPPWRVLFFGTDRFAVTTLRALEAAREPSEDPLVSRLEVVTLPSRLPGGLPVRSCARELQLTVHEWPHTGPVGQFDVGVVASFGRLLSEDLILQFPYGVLNVHPSCLPRWRGPAPIIHTVLHGDKVTGVTIMEIRPKRFDVGPIIKQEEFAVPPHCTAKELEVMLSKMGANMLISVLKNLPESLKNKKEQPKEGVTFAPKISIAKSCIKWEEQTAAQIIQLHRAIGSMFPLQTLWKGTTVKLLDFEEVDNIPGFADQILNDCGAVPGSLLYHKVSQTLIARCKEGWVGIKTVILKKQLTAVDFYNGYMHSWFQQNSRTVHQECRFQTLKLSMAKKTLKEREILTQDMKQ; from the exons ATGCGGGGGCGGCTGCTGCGAGCCTGGCGCGAGGGGGTGAAGGcggcgcgcggggcggcggggtgGGCGGCAGCGCCGCCATGGCGGGTGCTCTTCTTCGGCACCGACCGCTTCGCCGTCACCACCCTGCGAGCTCTGGAGGCGGCCAG GGAGCCCAGCGAGGACCCACTCGTGTCCAGGCTGGAGGTGGTGACCCTGCCCTCCCGCCTGCCTGGGGGTCTGCCTGTGAGGAGCTGTGCCCGGGAGCTCCAGCTGACTGTTCATGAGTGGCCACATACGGGACCTGTGGGGCAGTTTGATGTGGGTGTGGTGGCATCATTTGGACGTCTCCTAAGTGAGGACCTTATTCTTCAGTTCCCATA CGGTGTACTGAATGTCCATCCCAGCTGTCTCCCACGATGGCGTGGTCCTGCACCGATAATCCACACAGTGCTTCATGGTGATAAAGTGACTGGGGTGACAATTATGGAAATAAGACCAAAAAG GTTTGATGTAGGTCCAATTATTAAGCAAGAAGAGTTTGCTGTTCCCCCCCACTGTACTGCAAAGGAGCTGGAAGTGATGTTATCAAAGATGGGTGCGAACATG ctgatttcagttttgaaaaacttgcctgaaagtttaaaaaataaaaaagagcaacCAAAAGAAGGAGTTACATTTG ctcCTAAAATATCTATAGCTAAGAGTTGTATAAAGTGGGAGGAGCAAACGGCTGCACAAATAATTCAACTGCATCGTGCAATAGGAAGTATG TTTCCTTTGCAGACGCTCTGGAAGGGTACTACTGTTAAGCTTCTGGATTTTGAGGAGGTCGATAATATCCCTGGTTTTGCTg aTCAAATATTAAATGACTGTGGAGCTGTTCCTGGTTCTCTACTATACCATAAAGTGTCCCAGACGCTGATAGCTCGTTGCAAG gaaggcTGGGTCGGAATCAAAACAGTCATATTAAAGAAGCAGCTTACAGCAGTTGACTTCTACAATGGATATATGCACTCTTGGTTCCAGCAGAACTCAAGAACAGTTCATCAGGAATGCAGATTTCAAACTCTCAAACTTAGCATGGCAAAAAAGACTCTGAAAGAGAGGGAAATTCTGACACAGGATATGAAACAATAG
- the SLC51B gene encoding organic solute transporter subunit beta — MKFFWIIPFFLLQDAGAFLMKNAKVKLCLQASPMNGNLLLEDCNPESDFQDWSWQGDSLMNHGTQSCLSAVGADRVQTSLCGSRGYTSWDCLNSLLSPLGSSQGYLVANKKGVALSSVTGLKARWQDVAGRSVCEEKAAEAEQDRYFAAALASTHMYDHTAGNATLVLGINQEELEELLWFFRREDPSVWNYSILVLSFVAMILGLFLLSINIVRNRKRKIYVFREAVQTTQQAELEAKQALMPLQENSPDEPRKQEPVPQDQRLGEVVVQWKDGTVTSLYAESSEDAL, encoded by the exons ATGAAGTTCTTCTGGATAATCccttttttcctgctgcaag ACGCTGGagcttttctgatgaaaaatgctAAAGTCAAGCTGTGTTTACAAGCCAGCCCGATGAATGGGAATTTATTGCTGGAGGACTGTAATCCAGAGTCAGATTTCCAGGACTGGTCTTGGCAAGGCGATTCTTTGATGAATCATGGCACGCAGAGCTGTCTCTCCGCGGTGGGGGCTGACAGAGTGCAGACAAGTCTCTGTGGCAGCAGGGGCTACACGAGCTGGGACTGCTTGAATTCGCTGCTCTCTCCTctgggcagcagccagggctACCTGGTGGCAAACAAGAAAGGAGTCGCTCTCAGTAGTGTGACAGGCCTCAAAGCCCGATGGCAAGATGTTGCAGGCAGGAGCGTGTGCGAGGAGAAAGCAG CCGAGGCAGAGCAAGACAGGTACTTCGCTGCAGCCCTTGCCAGCACACACATGTATGACCACACAGCAGGCAACGCGACCCTTGTGctgggtataaatcaagaagagctggaggagctgctctgGTTCTTCCGCAGAGAAGACC CATCAGTGTGGAATTACTCCATCCTTGTGCTTTCCTTCGTGGCCATGATTTTGGGTCTTTTCCTTCTGTCCATTAACATTGTGCGAAACAG aaaaaggaagatcTACGTGTTCAGAGAAGCCGTGCAAACCACGCAGCAGGCTGAGCTGGAAGCCAAGCAAGCCCTGATGCCTCTGCAGGAAAACAGCCCGGATGAACCACGCAAGCAGGAGCCGGTGCCCCAGGATCAGAGATTGGGAGAAGTGGTGGTCCAGTGGAAGGACGGGACCGTCACATCTCTGTATGCAGAGAGCTCTGAGGATGCCTTATAA
- the RASL12 gene encoding ras-like protein family member 12 isoform X2 yields the protein MSSMFGKPRAGGERPPQSPLTECNVAILGCRGAGKSALTVKFLTKRFISEYDPNLEDTYASEELVDQQPVLLKVMDTADQDGPGNCERYLRWASAFLVVYSIDERKSFEGCQSYLEVLALHARGCQRRCPVLLLGNKLDMEQYRQVPAAEGMSLASRFGCLFYEVSACQDFAGVQHVFHEAVREVRRQAERNTPARPLFITEEQPCPPVATPLALPTRHGLASCTFNTLSTVNYKEIPSVAQAKLVTVKSSRAQSKRKAPTLTLLKGFKIF from the exons ATGTCCTCGATGTTCGGCAAACCCCGAGCCGGCGGCGAGCGGCCACCCCAGAGCCCCCTCACTGAGTGCAACGTGGCCATCCTGGGGTGCCGAGGGGCCGGCAAGTCAG CTCTGACCGTGAAGTTTCTAACCAAGAGGTTCATAAGCGAATATGATCCGAACTTGG AGGACACCTACGCCTCGGAGGAGCTGGTGGaccagcagcctgtgctgctgaaggTGATGGACACGGCCGACCAG GATGGCCCCGGGAACTGCGAGCGCTACCTGCGCTGGGCCAGCGCCTTCCTCGTCGTCTACAGCATCGATGAGAGGAAGAGCTTTGAGGGCTGCCAGAGCTACCTGGAGGTCCTCGCCCTGCACGCAAGGGGCTGCCAGCGCCGCTGCCCTGTGCTCCTGCTGGGCAACAAGCTGGACATGGAGCAGTACAG GCAGGTGCCCGCAGCCGAAGGGATGTCCCTGGCGAGCCGGTTTGGGTGCCTCTTCTACGAGGTGTCGGCGTGCCAGGACTTCGCAGGGGTGCAGCACGTCTTCCACGAAGCCGTGCGGGAGGTGCGGCGCCAGGCGGAGCGGAACACGCCTGCCCGGCCACTCTTCATCACCGAGGAGCAGCCCTGCCCGCCGGTGGCCACGCCGCTCGCCCTGCCCACCCGCCACGGCTTGGCCAGCTGCACCTTCAACACCCTCTCCACTGTTAACTACAAGGAGATCCCCTCGGTGGCGCAGGCCAAGCTGGTCACCGTCAAGTCCTCGCGGGCTCAGAGCAAGAGGAAAGCTCCCACGCTCACCTTGCTGAAAGGCTTCAAGATATTTTAA
- the RASL12 gene encoding ras-like protein family member 12 isoform X1, giving the protein MRRRGPLSLLGWDGDAGHPDSRLRMEASGSPSPVLLSPPYPQAGAPHQPGGEKVPIRHGSGCPTSPPLSPAGRRMSSMFGKPRAGGERPPQSPLTECNVAILGCRGAGKSALTVKFLTKRFISEYDPNLEDTYASEELVDQQPVLLKVMDTADQDGPGNCERYLRWASAFLVVYSIDERKSFEGCQSYLEVLALHARGCQRRCPVLLLGNKLDMEQYRQVPAAEGMSLASRFGCLFYEVSACQDFAGVQHVFHEAVREVRRQAERNTPARPLFITEEQPCPPVATPLALPTRHGLASCTFNTLSTVNYKEIPSVAQAKLVTVKSSRAQSKRKAPTLTLLKGFKIF; this is encoded by the exons atgaggaggaggggGCCCCTCTCTTTGCTTGGGTGGGATGGTGATGCTGGCCACCCTGACTCCAGGCTGCGGATGGAGGCGAGTGGATCCCCCTCCCCGGTGCTGCTGAGCCCCCCTTACCCCCAGGCTGGGGCACCCCACCAGCCAGGCGGCGAGAAGGTCCCCATCCGGCATGGCAGCGGGTGCCCCACGTCCCCCCCGCTCTCTCCCGCAGGACGGAGGATGTCCTCGATGTTCGGCAAACCCCGAGCCGGCGGCGAGCGGCCACCCCAGAGCCCCCTCACTGAGTGCAACGTGGCCATCCTGGGGTGCCGAGGGGCCGGCAAGTCAG CTCTGACCGTGAAGTTTCTAACCAAGAGGTTCATAAGCGAATATGATCCGAACTTGG AGGACACCTACGCCTCGGAGGAGCTGGTGGaccagcagcctgtgctgctgaaggTGATGGACACGGCCGACCAG GATGGCCCCGGGAACTGCGAGCGCTACCTGCGCTGGGCCAGCGCCTTCCTCGTCGTCTACAGCATCGATGAGAGGAAGAGCTTTGAGGGCTGCCAGAGCTACCTGGAGGTCCTCGCCCTGCACGCAAGGGGCTGCCAGCGCCGCTGCCCTGTGCTCCTGCTGGGCAACAAGCTGGACATGGAGCAGTACAG GCAGGTGCCCGCAGCCGAAGGGATGTCCCTGGCGAGCCGGTTTGGGTGCCTCTTCTACGAGGTGTCGGCGTGCCAGGACTTCGCAGGGGTGCAGCACGTCTTCCACGAAGCCGTGCGGGAGGTGCGGCGCCAGGCGGAGCGGAACACGCCTGCCCGGCCACTCTTCATCACCGAGGAGCAGCCCTGCCCGCCGGTGGCCACGCCGCTCGCCCTGCCCACCCGCCACGGCTTGGCCAGCTGCACCTTCAACACCCTCTCCACTGTTAACTACAAGGAGATCCCCTCGGTGGCGCAGGCCAAGCTGGTCACCGTCAAGTCCTCGCGGGCTCAGAGCAAGAGGAAAGCTCCCACGCTCACCTTGCTGAAAGGCTTCAAGATATTTTAA